The segment TCGGACAGGATCGGGATCTCGAACGGTTGAAAGGCCGCGATCTTGGGAGGAGAGGTCACTTCTGGCAGGGCCACGCGGTAGACGTAATAGGTCAGCGACGTGGCCAGCAGGGTGATGCCCAGCCCGACGACATGCTGCGACAGGCCAAACGGCACCGTCAGCACCCCATGCAACAGCCCGAACGCCATGCCGGACAACATCGCGACCAGCACGCCTCCCCAAAGGCCAAGGCCGGCATAGACGCTCATCCAGCCGGCAAAGGCACCGACCACCATGATCCCCTCGATCCCGAGGTTCAGAACCCCGGCGCGTTCGCAGATCAACTCGCCCAGTGCGGCAAAGATCAGTGGGCTGGCGATGCGGATTGCGGCGGCCCAAAAGCTGGCAGAAAGGAGGATATCGAGGATTTCCATACGCCTAATCCCGCCTGATCCGAAACCGGGTGAGCATGATTGCCAGCACCATCAGCAGCAGTGCGGTGGCCAGCATGATATCGGCGATATAGGTCGGTACGCCGGCCGCGCGGCTCATGCTATCCGCCCCTACAAAGATGCCTGCCACGAACAGCGCCGCCACGACGACCCCCAGCGGGTGGAGCAGCGCCAGCATGGCGACGATGATGCCGGTATAGCCAAAGCCGGGCGAAAGATCGAGGGTGAGAGACCCCTTGAGGCCCGCCACCTCGGAAAACCCGGCCAGCGCTGCCAGGCCACCCGACAGCGCCGCCGTCTTGATCAGCACGCGTGTCACCGGGATACCGGCAAAGCGCGCGGCCTCGCGGTTGAGGCCGGTGGCGCGCATCTCGAATCCCAGGGTGGTGCGGGTCTGGATCACCCAGACCAGCGCGGCAGACAGCAGCGCCAGTCCAAAGCCCCAGTGCAGCCGCAGGCCGTCGATCAGGCGGGGCAGGCGTGCCTCGGTGATCAGGCGCGCGGATTTTGGCCAACCCATACCCATCGGATCCTTGAGCGGCCCTTCGAGCAGGTAGGACACCCACAGCAGGATCACAAAGTTCAACAGCAGGGTGGTCACCACCTCGTCCACGCCCAGTCGGGTCTTGAGGAATGTGGGCACCAGCAGCATCACCGCGCCTGCGGCAATTGCGGCCAGCGCCAGCGTGGGCAACAGAGTGGCGGCAGGCCACGCCAGCGCCCCGGTGCCCAGCACAACCGT is part of the Puniceibacterium sp. IMCC21224 genome and harbors:
- a CDS encoding ABC transporter permease, whose protein sequence is MRLEPIAEPGLGRTLGLPLLALAGTIVIASLLALLAGGAPFSVLGLIIKGAVGSKFAALETLNRATPLIFTGLAVAVAFRAKLWNIGAEAQLYVGAVVTVVLGTGALAWPAATLLPTLALAAIAAGAVMLLVPTFLKTRLGVDEVVTTLLLNFVILLWVSYLLEGPLKDPMGMGWPKSARLITEARLPRLIDGLRLHWGFGLALLSAALVWVIQTRTTLGFEMRATGLNREAARFAGIPVTRVLIKTAALSGGLAALAGFSEVAGLKGSLTLDLSPGFGYTGIIVAMLALLHPLGVVVAALFVAGIFVGADSMSRAAGVPTYIADIMLATALLLMVLAIMLTRFRIRRD